Within the Arthrobacter sp. UKPF54-2 genome, the region CATTGATGAGTTTCTTCATGGCTGTGCTCCCTGGATGGTGTCCTGGCTGCTTGCTTAGACCCTACTACCGGGGCCCGGCCAGCGGTAGGCTCCGGATTCAACCACGAACGTAGGTCAGGTCCGGACGGCTGGCTCGGGGGTGAAACCGGGCCACGCGTCGGCGCCGAGCGCGTCCTGGCGGCGCGGCCGGTGCGTGGAACCGGCGCTGTCCCCGCCGGACGGGTCCGGCGGCAGCGGAACGGCATCGACTGTCATTTGGAATGCGGAGAAATCTGGAAAAACCACGCGATTCTGCAATTTCTGCCTCCGGAAGCTGGCGGCCCGCCCCATCGGGCCGGGATCAGTTTATCCACCAAGTTGATTTAGCGGAAGACCCCGCGTTCCGGGCAGCGGGGGCCTACAGCGTCCGGATCATCCGGGTGTTGCCCAGGGTGTTCGGCTTGACCCGTGCCAGGTCCAGGAATTCGGCGACGCCTTCGTCATGCGAGCGCAGGAGCTCCGAATACACCACCGGGTCCACCGCCGTCTGGTCCGCCATCACGTCGAAGCCGTGCTTTTTGAAGAAGTCCACCTCGAAGGTCAGGCAGAAGACCCGGGAGATGCCCAGCGCCCTCGCGTCCTCCAGCAGGCGCTCCACCAGCAGGTGCCCCACGCCTTTGCCGCGCCAGGCGTCCGCGGTGGCCAGGGTGCGCACCTCGGCCAGGTCCTCCCACATGACGTGCAACGCCCCGCAGCCGACCACCTCGCCGTCGGCCGATTCGGCGATCCGGAACTCCTGAAGGCTCTCGTAGTAGGCCACGGTTTCCTTGGCCATGAGGATACGCTGGTCGGCCAGGGGCGCGACGAGGGTCTTGATGGCAGCGACGTCGGACGTGCGGGCAGGGCGGATGCGGATCGTCTCAGTCACAGCCCAATCCTACGGCGCGGGCCCGGCGGCGCTCCGCCGGCCGGGCCCGGGCGGGTCAGAGACCGAGCTCGTCCGGGACGGGGAGGTCCTTGTCCAGCAGGTGCCTGGCGAGGAAGTGCTCGACGACGCCGTACCAGACCTTCGCGTGCTGCGGCTGCAGGATCCAGTGGTTCTCGTCCGGGAAGTAGAGGAACCGGTGGTCCGTCTCGCCGTTTTCATCGGCCGCCAGCGCGGACTTGGAGAGCAGCTCGTACCAGAGCCGCAGCCCCTCGCCGATCGGCACCCGGTAGTCCTTGTCGCCGTGGATGACCAGCATGGGGGTGCGGATGTTCTCGACGTGCAGGTGCGGGGAGTTCTCGGCGGCCATCTCTGCCGTCATCTCTTTGAGCCAGTACTGCGCGGAGTCCGTCGTCGGGCCGAACTGGTCCAGGGCCCAGAGGCTGGCATGGGTCACGATCGCCTTGAACCGGTCCGTGTGGCCCGCGACCCAGTTCGCCATGTAACCGCCGAAGGAGCCGCCCATGGCCGCCGTGCGGGTCTCGTCGATGTCCGGGCGGCGCACCACGGCGTCGGTGATCGCCATCAGGTCCTGGAAAGGCGCCTTGCCCCACTCGCCCCAGCCGCGCTGGATGTGCTCCTGTCCGTAGCCGGTCGAGAGCGCCGGGTCCGGGAGCAGCACCGCGTAGCCCCTGGCCACGAGCAGCCACGGGTTCCAGCGCCAGGTCCAGGCATTCCAGGAGCCCAGCGGTCCGCCGTGGATCCAGAGCAGCAGCGGCGCCGGGTTGCCGGCCGAGGCGCCCTCGGGCAGGGCCAGGTAGCCGGGCACCCGGTTGCCGCCGGGCGAGGTTGCCTCCACCCGCTCGAGCACGCCGCGGTAGGCGGGACGTTCGGCGGGGGCGGGAAGGCGGGTGACGTCCCCGCCGGCCAGGTCGATCCGCACGGCTTCCGCCGGGAATTCGTAGGAACTGCGCAGCGCGAAGGCGCTGCTGCCGTCCGGGGCAACGGCGACGTCAGTGTAGGCGGTGCTGTCGCGCGTCAGCCGGACCGGCTCCGCGTCCTGCCCGTCCTCGCCGGTCACGTCGATTCGGAACACCGGGGAGGCGCCGTCCTCGTCCGCGGTCACGAGCAGGGCTGAACCGTCCGGCAACCAGGCCGCGGGCCGGGCCCAGCGGTCCCAGCCCGGCGCGAGCGGCACCAGCCCGGCACTGCCGCCGCCGTCGGCGTCGGCTTCTGAGCCTGCGCCCGAAACATCCAGGAGGTGCAGCGCGACCCGGGGCGCCTGCTCGGGCGTGGTGTCGGTCTCGCTGAGCACCACCAGGGTGCGGCCGTCGGGGCTGACCGGGCCCGGGAAGTAGCTCATGCCCTCGGTGTCGAGCAGGACCCGGCGGGTGCCGCTGGCGACGTCGATGGCCACCAGCACGGTGCGGGAGTCGGCGTTGGCGAGCGGTCTGGTGAAGCTGCTGAAGAGGGTCTTGCCGTCCGGGCTGGCGACCGTGTCGGCCTCGCGCAGCCCGTTGCCGGCGTCGGGGGTCAGGTTGCGCAGGCGCACCGGCGGGGCGGCGTCGACCGTGGCCGGCTTGCCCGGCTCCGGCTCTGCGCCGG harbors:
- a CDS encoding amino-acid N-acetyltransferase codes for the protein MTETIRIRPARTSDVAAIKTLVAPLADQRILMAKETVAYYESLQEFRIAESADGEVVGCGALHVMWEDLAEVRTLATADAWRGKGVGHLLVERLLEDARALGISRVFCLTFEVDFFKKHGFDVMADQTAVDPVVYSELLRSHDEGVAEFLDLARVKPNTLGNTRMIRTL
- a CDS encoding prolyl oligopeptidase family serine peptidase gives rise to the protein MASTDPRTLGEYPETPFHDLDHYLAIPKVSGLALSPDGKRLVTTVATLNDKGTEYRTALWELDPAGKNKARRITRSAKGEAGAVFAADGNLYFTSARPDPENPDAEPVNALWVLPADGGEARVALSRAGGVSGLVAARDADALFVTASVLAGSTDEDNDEDRRKARQDNKVAAILHSGYPVRYWDADLGPAQPRLFAVEPGAEPEPGKPATVDAAPPVRLRNLTPDAGNGLREADTVASPDGKTLFSSFTRPLANADSRTVLVAIDVASGTRRVLLDTEGMSYFPGPVSPDGRTLVVLSETDTTPEQAPRVALHLLDVSGAGSEADADGGGSAGLVPLAPGWDRWARPAAWLPDGSALLVTADEDGASPVFRIDVTGEDGQDAEPVRLTRDSTAYTDVAVAPDGSSAFALRSSYEFPAEAVRIDLAGGDVTRLPAPAERPAYRGVLERVEATSPGGNRVPGYLALPEGASAGNPAPLLLWIHGGPLGSWNAWTWRWNPWLLVARGYAVLLPDPALSTGYGQEHIQRGWGEWGKAPFQDLMAITDAVVRRPDIDETRTAAMGGSFGGYMANWVAGHTDRFKAIVTHASLWALDQFGPTTDSAQYWLKEMTAEMAAENSPHLHVENIRTPMLVIHGDKDYRVPIGEGLRLWYELLSKSALAADENGETDHRFLYFPDENHWILQPQHAKVWYGVVEHFLARHLLDKDLPVPDELGL